A portion of the Burkholderia pseudomultivorans genome contains these proteins:
- a CDS encoding TlpA disulfide reductase family protein: MNNTPPAQGRSPVRYIAAAVIVAAIAVAGFFAFNGKSSVPDATFTLLSGQKVSTAGDLKGKVYLVNFWATSCATCMQEMPQMVETYNRFKGQGLEFVAVAMNYDPPMYVANYAQTRQLPFKVALDDGSVAKQFGNVQLTPTTFVVDKDGKILKRYVGAPQFAELDALLKKALGGNAA, encoded by the coding sequence ATGAACAACACGCCTCCCGCCCAGGGCCGCAGCCCCGTCCGCTACATCGCCGCCGCCGTCATCGTCGCGGCCATCGCCGTCGCGGGCTTTTTTGCGTTCAATGGCAAGTCCAGCGTGCCGGACGCGACGTTCACGCTGCTGTCGGGCCAGAAGGTGTCGACGGCCGGCGACCTGAAGGGCAAGGTCTACCTCGTGAATTTCTGGGCGACGAGCTGCGCGACCTGCATGCAGGAAATGCCGCAGATGGTCGAGACCTATAACCGCTTCAAGGGCCAGGGGCTGGAATTCGTCGCGGTCGCGATGAACTACGATCCGCCGATGTACGTCGCGAACTACGCGCAGACGCGCCAGCTGCCGTTCAAGGTCGCGCTCGACGACGGCAGCGTCGCCAAACAGTTCGGCAACGTGCAGCTCACGCCGACGACCTTCGTCGTCGACAAGGACGGCAAGATCCTGAAGCGCTACGTCGGCGCACCGCAGTTCGCGGAACTCGACGCGCTGCTCAAGAAGGCGCTCGGCGGCAACGCGGCCTGA